The Paenibacillus sp. FSL R7-0345 DNA segment GCTACATCAGCAATGCTCGCTGATGCTCTGCCGAAATAATCAACGCTCACCGGATAAGGCAATGTCAGCGACTGGCCGTTAGCCAGCTTAAGTACAAGCATACGGGTTGTAGCGTTCAGTGATGTCAGGGTCCCGGTATACTTGGTTGTACTTTCGACAGACAAGGCACGGTCACCGACAGCATTTACATCAATCTTGCGGCCTTCGGTAAGTCTGGCTGCAATACCGGCCAGCGTTGGTGTAGCCACTCCGTCATAGGCAAGCTTGGTGCTTGCATTCAGCAGAACTACATGCGCTTTGTTGCTGCTGTCTGTAAAGGTAAGCAGCTGTGTTTTGGCATTATATGCAACTACAGTTGCGCCGCTGTACTGCTCAATCTGACGGCTGGTCACTTCAATTTTCGTAACCTGGTCACTGCTGTTCAGCGTCAGCTGTACATTATCTCCGCCCGTAGCATCAGCAATAAGGTCTGCTGCGGCCGGATTGGCTACAGTCGGAATCACGATAGCCGGCGATGCAGCCAGCAGCTTAACTTCGCGCGTACCGTCGGATTTTTTATAGACGATAGTTGAACCGGTAAGCTCAACAATATAACCCGATACCGTCCGTTCTGCAGCCGAAGTTACTTCAACTGAGGTAAGCACGTTATTTTTAACCGTGTATTTAACTGCAGCATTGGTTTTAAGGTCAGCTGGCTGCAATACGGCGTTCTGCGAGCTGAACAAGGTGCTGCCATCCTCCCAGTTAAAGGTTTCAACTGTACCGGATGCGTTTTTGAAGGTGATCTTTTTGCCAGATGTGTCGATGCTCTGAATGGTTCCGGAGGCCGTCTTGTTAACGATACCTGAAGTCACCTGAAGCTTAACCACTTTGCGGGAGCCGCTGAAAGTTTCGCGTGTGAGCTTAATTTTGCTGCCTGCCGTAACCGCCGAAGCGTCAATCACAGCATCATTCACATCCACAAAGGTTGTACTCGCATCATAGCTGTACTGATCATAGCCGGTCGGGGAATCTACCCAGATGACGCCCTGTGTAATTTTAGCAAAGGTCCCTTCAACACTCTCAATCTGCTGCACAGGATCAGTTACCTCTACATAGGCCGCATTGTAGGTTGCTCCGATTACTGTAACCTTAGTATAGGGCTGAATATCATTCAGACTGATTCTGGCTTCAGACGTGCTTGTAAAAAAGGCGGTTGATGAGGTCAGGTTATAAGTTGAATTAGTGGCATTGCTGAATAACGTCAGTTTGCCGTCCTTCAGCGAACTGATCGTACCCGATACCGTGTTGTCATACTGCAGCGAATTATGTGCTTCTGCCCGGCTGAAAAAAGTCGCCAGCTGCGCACGCGTTACTGCCCCTTGCGGATCAAATCGGTTTCCGTCCAGCCCGTTTGCAAGCCCCAGATCAACAGCAGCATTAATATAACCGCGCTTATTGGCAGAAACCTTTGCATCATCAGCGAAACCTGTTGGTTCACTTGCTACAGCTGCTGCCTCCGTGCTTTTGCCCAGTGCCCGGATCAGCAGCTCGGCCACCCATTCACGGGAAGCCTTGCGTTCACCCCAGGAAGTCTTGAGGTTGTCAGCAGCCATTTCTGCCGACTTGTCCAGCAGTCCTGACTGGAATGCAAGCACAACGTATGGTTTATAGTAATTATTTACCTGAAAGTTGGTTGGAAATACAACATCTGATGTGCTGTCCACGTTGTTCTGCAGTTTCATGAAGCGCAGCGCCATCAGAACCGCTTCCTGCTGCGTAACAGAATCTCCCGGACGGAACAGCCCGTTATTGCCGACAACGATGCCTTGTGAAGCCAGTTTATAAATATGCTTTTCCGCCCAGAAGCCTGTCTTGACATCACTGAAAATGCTGCCTGCCGCTACTGAGGATTGAGTTGTTGCCGCCTGAGCAGAAGTAGTGGACGGAGTAGCCGCAGTATCCGCAAACGCTGCACCTGCCCCGCCAAACGCGATAGCGCCGGCCAGAACAGCGGAAGCCGCCTGGGTAGAATAAGCTCTAAGAGTATGTTTTGATCTTTTTTGACCGGACAATGCGTTATTCCCCTCTCTGTATCCCGAATATTGTTCAGTTAGTGATTCGCCGGCCTGAGCCGTAATTCCTGCACCTGGTGCTACAAGCCGCTGTTCTCTCTAGTCATTGGATGCTCGAGATCCACATGTCCCATCAGGCTTTCCACCTGCTCGCCATCAACCAGAAGCTCAACTGCCTTTACATCGGCGAACTGGAAGAATGTCTTGGCGAGGGCACTGATTGCCATCGATTCGCCGCCGGCTCCAAGCTGTGCTTCATCCGGCTTATGGATGTCCAGCGTAACCTGCCCGTCTTTGAACTCAAGCGATTTCAGCTCGATGGCGCCCCAGAGCGAAATCTGCTCTGCGTTGCTGCTGGTCTGTAGCGCCTTAAAGCTTTCGGTGTATTTCTCTGTGTCATTGGCGAAGCTGATTGTTGCTGCCACACTGATCAGATCCAGCTGCTGAGGGTCGGTGAAATAGACCTCGATGCTCTGGCTCTGCTTCTGCGGCTGCGCCGGTTCAGCTGTCGCCGCCGGAGTTGGGCTTGGTTCTGCCGAAGGTGCAGTTGCAGCAGAAGGTTCAATGATCTCTCCGGCGCTGTCCGCTCCATTATCCGGAGTTGCTTCCGCATTTCCTCCAGCCCCGGTTACAGCTTCAGTGTTGTTCTGCGCGGCGTCAACGGTTGGAGCCGCAGTCGGTTTATCCCCGCAGCCGGCAATAAGCATCAGAAGTACAGCAGAAACTGCTGCATACGTTAATTTTTTGTTCATCAACATTACCCCCTATAGATGAATATGGGCAGACAGGAAGGCAAAGTCTGGTCAGACCGCCACTAAAGAGGCCAGACAAGACTTTGCGGCCCTTATCTGCCGCGTGGCTGCTATTTCAATCCCAGATATTCTTTGATTCCGCTAACCATGCCCGCTGCTACCTTATTCTGCAAGCTTTCTGTGAACAGCAGCGATTCATCGCCTTTGTTGCTTAGATAGCCAACCTCCAGGAGGACTGCAGGCATCTTGGTTTCACGGATGACGTGGAAATTCCCGTAGCGTACTCCCCGGTTACTGAGACCGGTAGCCTGCACAAGATACTTATGCATCACGTTAGCCAGCGCCTTACTGGATTCCCGCTGATAATACGTTTCCGTCCCGCTTGCGGCTGAGGAGCCGCTGCTGTTCGCATGAACGGAAATAAACAGATCCGCGTTAAGGTTATTGGCCATCGCCGCCCGGTCCTTCAGCTCAAGGAAGGTGTCATCACTGCGGGTCAGCACGACGTCAATATTATTTTCTTTTTTGAGCAGCTCCGCTGCTTTAAGTACGATAGCCAGATTAAAGTTCTTTTCGTATTTCCCTGTTACGCCAACAGCCCCTGAATCCTTGGCTCCGTGCCCGGCATCCAGCACTACCAGCTTCCGGCCGTTGTTGCCCGGCTGGGTTGACGGATTATCTGTGCTGACTGCATTCAGATCAACAACAATCAGCTTGGAGGTATCGCCTGAAACCTCGACAGAATAATTCTTGGCGCTGGTCGTATCAATTACAAAACGCACAGTATAAGGACTTGTGCTGTACAGGGAGTAACGGATAGCGGTCACATCCGGATAACCGGTTATTGCAAGACTGCCGCTGAGATCGGGATTCAGCACCTGCCCGGTTCCGAACAGATCAGAGAATGTCGCGTTCTCCAGATCAATTACGACCCGGTCCGGTCCGGTTACCTTGGATACCTTAGGTACCGCGTTACCATCCATGGCAATGGTCAGACGGTTCTCATTGAAGCTGATGCCGTTTACCATTGTCAGGTTCTTCGCCGGCTCTGCCGGAGGAACGACTACGGTTGACCCGCCGTCAACGGCTCCGCCCTCTGAGCCCGTGTTATTACCGCCGCTTTCCGGGGTAATAAGAGTTACGATCTTCTGATCGTTGTCCCAGCTGACAGTCAGCCCGAACTGTTCGCTGACAAACCGGATAGGTACCAGTGTTGTCCCGTTACGGTTCAGAGGGGCATTAGTGAGTATCACGGTCTTGTCATTAACCGAAGCAGCAGTCTGATCTACAACCAGCTTCATTGTAGTTCCTGTCTGCCCGATCGTTACCGTCTTGCTGGCCTGATCCCAGTCGACCTTGTAGCCGAGGTTTTCGGAGATCATTCTAAGCGGCACCATCACGGAGCCGCCTACATTCTCGACCGGAGCGCTCTGACCTGCAGTCAGTTCCTTTCCGTCGAGAAAAATCTTGTTGTTCGCGGCAGCAGCCTGTCCATGCTCCGGCAACACCAGTACAAAGAGCATCAGCAACAGTGTAAAAGCAAATTTCTTCATCCTTCACCTCTATGAATCTAGTATTCCGCCAGCTTATGGCGTTCGTGATGACCTGGCCACTGACAACCTTCGACAATGGTTAGACGCCTCTGCAGCTTAAAAGTTGCGAATTAATTCCAGAAAACATCCGCTTTCCTCACATTTCATCAGCCCTTAAAGTTCTTACAGTCCGAGATATTCATAGATTCCGGCAACAAGCTCCCTTGCCAGATTGTTTTGCAGTGTTTCAGTGAACATAGCCGTTTCATTTCCGGGATTGGTCAGATATCCGACCTCCAGCAGCACGGCCGGCATACTGGTCTCACGTGTAACATGGAGGCTCTTGCTCCGGACACCGTTATCCTTAAATCCGGTACCCGTTACCAGATGCTTATGCAGGATCTGGGCAAGCGGCAGACTCTCGGTTCTTGAATAATAGGTTTCGCTGCCGTTAATCTTCTCCCGGTTAGGGTAGGTAGCATCTAGCGAATTACCGTGGAACGAGATGAACAGGCTGGCCTTGGCGGCCTCGGCAATATTAACCCGGTCCTGCAGCCCGAGGGTCATATCCGTCGTGCGGGTATATACAACTTCAACTTTGCCGTCCTGGGCAAGCAGTGCGCCGACTTTATTGGCAATTGCAAAATTCATTTCCTTCTCCAGTTTGCCGTTAGGGCTCACTGCCCCCGGCTGCTTGCCGCCGTGTCCCGCGTCAAGTACTACAACCGGCTTGCCTGAGCTTCCGTTACCGGCCACAGGACTGCCGCCTGCTTTGTTGAGATCAATCGTTACAAGCCCTGTGCTGTCGTCTGAGCTCAGCTGGTACGGCTGGCTGCCGACTGTCTGAATAACAAACCGGACAGTAGAGGGGCTTGTACTGAACAGCGCATATCTTACCTCCGTAATCAGCGGATACCCTGAAACGTCAAGCTTGCCTTGCGGTGTACCGTTCGGGGCGACGCTTGGCAGGCTGCCGACAAAATCAGAAGCAAAGGCTGCACCTGCGAAATCGACGATAATTCTGTCAGGATTGCTAAGTCTGGACACAGCAGGCTTGGCACCTCCTGCCGCCGCCACAATCAGCCGGTTCTCACTGAATACGGCCCCCAGTACCTGCGGTGTAGTAGCAACTGTTCCTGCACTGCCGGGAACCGGAGTAGATACCGGACCGTTAACCCCGCCCGTAATGTCATCATCCTGACCTGTTACAGCTGTCGGAGACGGCGCAGCCGTTGGTGCTGCTGTAGGCTGAGGCGTGGCCGTTGCAGCAGGCTGCGGAGATGCAGTAACCGCCGGAAGCGGATCTGTGGTAGGCGCAGTACTGCCTGTCTGCCCTCCGCTCAAATAGACGGTCTTGTCGCTGTTATCCCAGCCGACCTTGAGCCCGAACTGCTCACTGACAAACCGGATCGGAACAAGCACGGTTCCCCCGTTCTGCTTGGGTGCCGCATTAAGGGCCAGCGTTACTCCGTCAGCCTCTGCGGTCTTGCTGCCAACCGCCAGCTGAACCGTTTTCCCATCCTGCTGAACCGTCACTTTCTTTGTCTTTTGTTCCCACAGCACCTCAAAGCCGAGGTTCTCAACTACGACCCGGATAGGAATCATAACGCTTCCATTTACGTTCTCGAGGCTGATTCCCTGGGGCAGCGCAAGCTCCCGGTTGTCCATCACGATTCTGCCGGTACCGCTTCCGGCAGCAGCGGCATCCCGGCCGCCGAGTGACAACAGCAGCAGCGGCAGCAGCAATAGCAGTAACACCCGTTGTCCGGCTCTTCTCATTCCTGTACTCTCCTTTTGGCAAATAATAGATACTTCAAAAAAGACACAGATAAGCTTTAGACGACAGAAATCTCCAAAAGTTGCCTGTGCAGGCAATGAATATATCGATTAATCGAGTAGGAGGCTGCTCATTAACTGAGCAGCCGACCTCTCACACCACCGTACGTACCGTTCGGTATACGGCGGTTCAACCGCTTAAGTGCAATTTTCGTAAATGCTCGTACTGTGCCGGGAAGTCATAATACCCGGCCTGTGCGAGCTTTTCATTTGTTATCGTACGGGACAGTACCGGGCTTCCGGCTACTCGCCAGTAACCCAGGCGGGAGTTCCCCCATTGGTAGGCCTGCCACTCCGGTATTCCCAGTTTCCGTAGGTTTTGTACCTTTGTTTTGGGCTTTTTCCACTGCTTCCAGATATACATCCGCAGTCTTCTACGCAGCCATTGACTCCAGCTTTGCAAAATTCGCTTTATATCGGCTACATAAAAGTAGCCAATCCAGCCGCGAATGTAGACTTTCACCTTCTCCATCACTTCCCTGACCTTCCTGCCCTGACTGCGACTCGTCAGTTCTTTCAATTTTTTCTTTGCTTTGGCGAGAGATTGACTATGGGCCCGGATATATGCCCCATCCCTGTTCTTCCCCAAGGCAAAGCCAAGAAACTTGAAATGCTTCCGCGCCACTACGCTCACGACCTTACTCTTCTCCGTGTTCATCTGGAGTTTTAGTTTGTTCTCCAGGTACTTCCGGCAGGATTCCAGAAGCCGCGTCGCTGCCCGTTTGCTTTTCGCTAGTACCACGATGTCATCTGCATACCGAATCACGTTCACTCCACGGCTGTTCATTTCCTGGTCGAATTCATTCAGGTAAATATTCGCAAGCAGTGGAGATAAGGGGCCTCCTTGCGGAGAACCTTCCTCTGTTTTGCTATGCACCCCGTTCTCCATAACTCCACTTTTCAGATACTTCTTAATCAGCTCGGTTACACGGTGATCCGGGATTTGCTTACGTAGCAGATTCATTAGCAGTTCATGGTTCAGGGTGTCAAAATATTTAGAGAGGTCGATTTCGACTGCGTGGCTATAGCCTTGCTGTGCGTAATCTTTCACCTTGCGGATGGCTTGCTGCGCACTCCGCCCGGGGCGGTAGCCGTAACTTCCGTCTGCGAAGAGCGGCTCAAACAAGGGCTGTAGCTGCTGGGCAATCGCCTGTTGAATCACGCGGTCTATCACCGTAGGGATGCCAAGCTTCCGCACTCCACTTCCATCTGGTTTGGGGATTTCTTTGCGCCGTACCGGGCTAGGCTTGTACCGGCCCTCCCGGATGCTTTGCAAAAGCTCGTCCTTGTGTTCCTGCAGCCAGGGCAGCGCCTCTTCGACGGTCATTCCGTCGATTCCTGGCGCGCCATGGTTGCGTCTGACCTGCTTGTAGGCTCTGTTCAGATTATCTCTGTCCAGAATCTGCTCGAGCAGGTCCATTGCACCGCCTCTTTCTCTACGTTCCCGAATGCCGGCACTCCGCACTCCCGCATACTCTTCGCGTTCCACGCTATCCCTTTGCGGGCAGCCCTTTCGGTATTCTGCTTTCATCGCGCCAGCTCTCCTTCCGGTCTGTACTCGAGACTTACGATTGTTCGGCCCTTCCCGCGAGAAAAAAAAAAAAAGTTTCCCGGTACTATGGCTTCTGCTGACTTCTCACAGCAAGCTTTACTCCGTCGTTCGGATTTTTTTTTTCCTACCGGACGTCTGTGAGACCTCCCCGGGTAAGAGCGATAACCTTCCCCTCATCTATCTGCCACATTTACATGCTGGGATTCGGGCAGTATTGGACTTCGCTTTATGTAGCAAGCTCGTCCGTCCCAGTATGCCTTCTATGTGATTTCTGTTCGTCAGACCGAGGGTTTGCCTCCGGCTTCCTTCAGATTCCGCCTCGCGGCGGACACCCTTGCCTTTGGCTAACAGTTCCTACTGCCAAGCCTGTAGCGGACTTTCACCGCCTAGTTATCGCCCATGCCGGGCGCACTAGCAAAAAAACTTCTATCTCCGGTACCCGGAAATAGAAGTTTTGTGTAAAATTTGTAAAGTTTAAAGACCTGCTGTCTTTATCTGGCGAAGAGCTTGGCAGCGTGACGTTCTTCATAAGCAGCGATATCGTCGGCATGCTTAAGCGTCAGTCCGATGTCATCCAGGCCCTGCAGCAGGAACTGGCGGCGGTGCTCATCCAGCTCAAAGCTGATGCTCAGCCCGTAATCATCGCTCAGCGTTTTATTCTCCAGATCCACGTTGAGCTTATAGCCAACATGCTCAGCTGTGCGGTTAAAGAGATCATCCACCTGGGCTTCGGACAGCTTGATCGGCAGAATACCGTTTTTGAAGCAGTTATTATAGAAAATGTCGGCGTAGGAAGGCGCGATTACCACTCTGAAGCCATAGTCCATAATAGCCCATGGAGCGTGCTCCCGGGAGGAGCCGCAGCCAAAGTTGGCCCGCGAGATCAGCACGGATGCTCCCTCATAACGCGGCTTATTCATTTCGAAGGCAGGGTTGTCATTGCCCTCTTCGTCAAAACGCCATTCATAAAAGAGGAACTGGCCGAATCCGGTCCGTTCGATCCGTTTCAGGAACTGCTTAGGGATAATAGCATCTGTATCTACATTTACCCGGTCAACCGGGGCAACGATTCCGTTTAATTGTTTAAAAGCTTCCATAGTGTTATTTCCTCCCGCTCTCTCTCAAAGTTTCTATGCGTTGACGGCTTCCGTCTTGTAATTCCAGTCACGGACATCAGTAAACCGGCCTTTAATTGCAGCAGCTGCCGCCATTGCAGGAGATACCAGATGCGTGCGTCCGCCGCGTCCCTGGCGTCCTTCAAAGTTACGGTTCGAGGTTGAGGCACAGCGCTGTCCAGGCTGCAGAACGT contains these protein-coding regions:
- the ltrA gene encoding group II intron reverse transcriptase/maturase, whose amino-acid sequence is MKAEYRKGCPQRDSVEREEYAGVRSAGIRERRERGGAMDLLEQILDRDNLNRAYKQVRRNHGAPGIDGMTVEEALPWLQEHKDELLQSIREGRYKPSPVRRKEIPKPDGSGVRKLGIPTVIDRVIQQAIAQQLQPLFEPLFADGSYGYRPGRSAQQAIRKVKDYAQQGYSHAVEIDLSKYFDTLNHELLMNLLRKQIPDHRVTELIKKYLKSGVMENGVHSKTEEGSPQGGPLSPLLANIYLNEFDQEMNSRGVNVIRYADDIVVLAKSKRAATRLLESCRKYLENKLKLQMNTEKSKVVSVVARKHFKFLGFALGKNRDGAYIRAHSQSLAKAKKKLKELTSRSQGRKVREVMEKVKVYIRGWIGYFYVADIKRILQSWSQWLRRRLRMYIWKQWKKPKTKVQNLRKLGIPEWQAYQWGNSRLGYWRVAGSPVLSRTITNEKLAQAGYYDFPAQYEHLRKLHLSG
- the leuD gene encoding 3-isopropylmalate dehydratase small subunit — protein: MEAFKQLNGIVAPVDRVNVDTDAIIPKQFLKRIERTGFGQFLFYEWRFDEEGNDNPAFEMNKPRYEGASVLISRANFGCGSSREHAPWAIMDYGFRVVIAPSYADIFYNNCFKNGILPIKLSEAQVDDLFNRTAEHVGYKLNVDLENKTLSDDYGLSISFELDEHRRQFLLQGLDDIGLTLKHADDIAAYEERHAAKLFAR
- a CDS encoding N-acetylmuramoyl-L-alanine amidase, translated to MRRAGQRVLLLLLLPLLLLSLGGRDAAAAGSGTGRIVMDNRELALPQGISLENVNGSVMIPIRVVVENLGFEVLWEQKTKKVTVQQDGKTVQLAVGSKTAEADGVTLALNAAPKQNGGTVLVPIRFVSEQFGLKVGWDNSDKTVYLSGGQTGSTAPTTDPLPAVTASPQPAATATPQPTAAPTAAPSPTAVTGQDDDITGGVNGPVSTPVPGSAGTVATTPQVLGAVFSENRLIVAAAGGAKPAVSRLSNPDRIIVDFAGAAFASDFVGSLPSVAPNGTPQGKLDVSGYPLITEVRYALFSTSPSTVRFVIQTVGSQPYQLSSDDSTGLVTIDLNKAGGSPVAGNGSSGKPVVVLDAGHGGKQPGAVSPNGKLEKEMNFAIANKVGALLAQDGKVEVVYTRTTDMTLGLQDRVNIAEAAKASLFISFHGNSLDATYPNREKINGSETYYSRTESLPLAQILHKHLVTGTGFKDNGVRSKSLHVTRETSMPAVLLEVGYLTNPGNETAMFTETLQNNLARELVAGIYEYLGL
- a CDS encoding N-acetylmuramoyl-L-alanine amidase family protein — encoded protein: MKKFAFTLLLMLFVLVLPEHGQAAAANNKIFLDGKELTAGQSAPVENVGGSVMVPLRMISENLGYKVDWDQASKTVTIGQTGTTMKLVVDQTAASVNDKTVILTNAPLNRNGTTLVPIRFVSEQFGLTVSWDNDQKIVTLITPESGGNNTGSEGGAVDGGSTVVVPPAEPAKNLTMVNGISFNENRLTIAMDGNAVPKVSKVTGPDRVVIDLENATFSDLFGTGQVLNPDLSGSLAITGYPDVTAIRYSLYSTSPYTVRFVIDTTSAKNYSVEVSGDTSKLIVVDLNAVSTDNPSTQPGNNGRKLVVLDAGHGAKDSGAVGVTGKYEKNFNLAIVLKAAELLKKENNIDVVLTRSDDTFLELKDRAAMANNLNADLFISVHANSSGSSAASGTETYYQRESSKALANVMHKYLVQATGLSNRGVRYGNFHVIRETKMPAVLLEVGYLSNKGDESLLFTESLQNKVAAGMVSGIKEYLGLK
- a CDS encoding GerMN domain-containing protein, which produces MNKKLTYAAVSAVLLMLIAGCGDKPTAAPTVDAAQNNTEAVTGAGGNAEATPDNGADSAGEIIEPSAATAPSAEPSPTPAATAEPAQPQKQSQSIEVYFTDPQQLDLISVAATISFANDTEKYTESFKALQTSSNAEQISLWGAIELKSLEFKDGQVTLDIHKPDEAQLGAGGESMAISALAKTFFQFADVKAVELLVDGEQVESLMGHVDLEHPMTRENSGL
- a CDS encoding S-layer homology domain-containing protein, with protein sequence MSGQKRSKHTLRAYSTQAASAVLAGAIAFGGAGAAFADTAATPSTTSAQAATTQSSVAAGSIFSDVKTGFWAEKHIYKLASQGIVVGNNGLFRPGDSVTQQEAVLMALRFMKLQNNVDSTSDVVFPTNFQVNNYYKPYVVLAFQSGLLDKSAEMAADNLKTSWGERKASREWVAELLIRALGKSTEAAAVASEPTGFADDAKVSANKRGYINAAVDLGLANGLDGNRFDPQGAVTRAQLATFFSRAEAHNSLQYDNTVSGTISSLKDGKLTLFSNATNSTYNLTSSTAFFTSTSEARISLNDIQPYTKVTVIGATYNAAYVEVTDPVQQIESVEGTFAKITQGVIWVDSPTGYDQYSYDASTTFVDVNDAVIDASAVTAGSKIKLTRETFSGSRKVVKLQVTSGIVNKTASGTIQSIDTSGKKITFKNASGTVETFNWEDGSTLFSSQNAVLQPADLKTNAAVKYTVKNNVLTSVEVTSAAERTVSGYIVELTGSTIVYKKSDGTREVKLLAASPAIVIPTVANPAAADLIADATGGDNVQLTLNSSDQVTKIEVTSRQIEQYSGATVVAYNAKTQLLTFTDSSNKAHVVLLNASTKLAYDGVATPTLAGIAARLTEGRKIDVNAVGDRALSVESTTKYTGTLTSLNATTRMLVLKLANGQSLTLPYPVSVDYFGRASASIADVAVNSPVTAVLSGTQDIISVLRVQSDLQLEISSLNSNTNKLGVKWSGGTSEIYTLTVPMTNEAGQTITISDLKVGGFINVKFDGSTPVSIQAVKLSSGQVAAVDAAAGTLTVKDYTGASQAFTAGSGVRVVRDGVTTTSLSNVTTADRVEVRKDADGVVLIRVLSQISKVFSRVDTATNELQVKRTNLNDAYRYKLAANVYIHQGDTTLSVQSLKENDNIIMYFNNDVVVEIVKQ